Proteins encoded within one genomic window of Haematospirillum jordaniae:
- a CDS encoding c-type cytochrome, whose translation MKTVYKLGAAVGLALVAVVGAKVFGGLVYSAAAPDEAPRVAGAMTFRKAATQSGSASAELRPGDAALGKKAVKVCAACHTFDQGGANKVGPNLFGVVGAKIAHAEGFKYSDAVAGHGGKWDAGNLDKWLTNPKDFIPGNKMSYAGVKSEQQRRDIIAYLETLR comes from the coding sequence ATGAAGACCGTTTACAAGCTGGGAGCAGCCGTCGGGCTTGCCCTTGTTGCCGTCGTCGGAGCGAAAGTGTTCGGTGGGTTGGTCTATTCGGCTGCCGCACCGGATGAAGCGCCCCGCGTTGCCGGGGCCATGACGTTCCGCAAGGCCGCAACCCAGTCCGGATCGGCTTCTGCTGAGCTGCGCCCCGGTGATGCGGCTCTGGGCAAGAAGGCGGTGAAGGTCTGTGCGGCCTGCCATACGTTTGATCAGGGAGGGGCCAACAAGGTCGGTCCCAACCTGTTTGGAGTTGTCGGGGCCAAAATTGCTCATGCCGAAGGTTTTAAGTATTCAGATGCTGTCGCCGGTCATGGTGGGAAGTGGGATGCCGGGAATCTGGATAAGTGGCTGACAAATCCCAAGGACTTCATACCTGGCAATAAGATGTCCTATGCCGGGGTCAAGAGCGAGCAGCAGCGTCGCGATATTATCGCCTATCTTGAGACCCTGCGCTGA
- the glmU gene encoding bifunctional UDP-N-acetylglucosamine diphosphorylase/glucosamine-1-phosphate N-acetyltransferase GlmU, translating to MTVTQDVPDSVAIILAAGLGTRMKSTRPKVLHPVLGRPMVAHVADAARCAGIEQLVAVIGPEGGTVSDMLGPVPTAIQRDRLGTAHAVLQARSVMSVTGRMPDTVVVLYGDTPLLQADTIRRLVQARRDSNAGVAVLGFQAADPGAYGRLVMGPSGLERIVEAKDADEAQQRLRLCNSGVMAIDGACLWRWLEQVGNENAKGEYYLTDVVALARADGRACVVVEGPEEEFLGVNSRVELSACEAIAQRRMRQRMMESGVTLIEPDTVTFSWDTRLGQDVVVWPFTIFGPGVSVADNVEIKGFCHLEGCRVAEGAVLGPYARLRPGANIGAEAHVGNFVEIKNAVLADGVKVNHLSYIGDASVGTRSNIGAGTITCNYDGYKKHRTDIGAGVLIGSNTSLVAPVTVGDGAVTGAGSVLTRDVPAGALALERAEQKNVEQWGIRFHKSKKEEATRG from the coding sequence ATGACTGTTACCCAAGACGTCCCTGATTCTGTTGCCATTATCTTGGCTGCAGGCCTCGGCACCCGTATGAAATCAACCCGTCCGAAGGTGTTGCATCCCGTGCTGGGGCGCCCGATGGTTGCTCATGTTGCCGATGCAGCGCGCTGTGCTGGCATTGAACAGTTGGTGGCTGTGATTGGGCCAGAGGGCGGGACTGTTTCTGATATGCTTGGCCCCGTCCCGACAGCGATACAAAGGGATCGTTTGGGAACGGCTCATGCTGTTCTGCAGGCCCGTTCTGTAATGTCTGTGACTGGCCGTATGCCGGATACGGTTGTTGTGCTTTATGGCGACACGCCGCTTCTGCAGGCCGATACAATCCGTCGCCTTGTCCAAGCCCGTCGGGACAGCAATGCCGGGGTTGCTGTGCTTGGTTTCCAAGCTGCTGATCCCGGTGCTTATGGTCGTCTGGTTATGGGGCCTTCCGGTCTTGAGCGGATTGTGGAAGCCAAGGATGCCGACGAGGCACAGCAACGTCTGCGTCTGTGTAACTCGGGTGTGATGGCGATTGATGGTGCCTGTCTTTGGCGCTGGCTGGAACAGGTGGGAAATGAAAATGCCAAGGGTGAGTACTATCTGACCGATGTCGTTGCCTTGGCTCGCGCGGATGGCCGTGCCTGTGTTGTTGTGGAAGGCCCTGAGGAAGAGTTTCTTGGCGTCAATTCCCGGGTAGAGCTGTCTGCCTGTGAGGCTATTGCCCAAAGGCGCATGCGGCAGCGCATGATGGAATCCGGCGTTACCCTGATTGAGCCGGATACCGTTACATTCAGCTGGGATACTCGGTTGGGGCAGGATGTAGTTGTATGGCCCTTTACTATCTTTGGTCCGGGTGTCTCGGTGGCTGACAACGTCGAGATAAAGGGTTTCTGCCACCTTGAGGGATGCCGAGTTGCCGAGGGTGCCGTTCTTGGGCCGTATGCCCGGCTGCGTCCTGGTGCGAATATAGGGGCCGAAGCGCATGTCGGTAACTTTGTGGAAATCAAGAATGCGGTGCTTGCCGATGGTGTCAAGGTCAACCATTTATCCTATATCGGCGACGCTTCTGTTGGAACGCGGTCGAATATCGGGGCGGGGACCATTACTTGTAATTACGACGGGTATAAAAAGCATCGTACGGACATTGGGGCGGGGGTTCTGATTGGATCTAATACGTCTTTGGTTGCTCCGGTCACAGTTGGGGACGGGGCAGTGACCGGGGCCGGATCGGTGCTGACCCGTGACGTTCCCGCTGGGGCACTGGCCTTGGAGCGGGCAGAGCAGAAGAATGTGGAGCAATGGGGGATCCGTTTTCATAAAAGCAAAAAAGAAGAAGCAACACGCGGCTGA
- the glmS gene encoding glutamine--fructose-6-phosphate transaminase (isomerizing) has protein sequence MCGIIGVIGEQDAAPLLVGGLKRLEYRGYDSAGIATLVGSEIARCRAEGKLVNLEARLALAPLSGSVGIGHTRWATHGVPVERNAHPHSDGRVAVVHNGIIENYSALRAELEGAGCVFRSDTDTETIVHLISSYWQPGADPVEATHKALLRLEGAFALAVIFAGQPDLMIAARRGSPLAVGYGQGEMFVGSDALALVHVTNRLSYLEEGDWAILSRSGVEIRNTEGLKVERPVHVSALSSAAVGKGGHRHYMAKEIFEQPQVIGDSLRALVNPLTRTVTLPDLPFDLASVNRITIVACGTSFYAGLVARYWLEQIARIPVDIDVASEFRYRNPVLQPGGLALFISQSGETADTLAALRYCKAHGQKIVSLVNVTESTMARESDAILHTLAGPEIGVASTKAFTTQLTVLACLVLALARARGAVTAEREMQLAHALGEVPARVAEILNHDEHIRRIAEDVMQARDVLYLGRGSSYPIALEGALKLKEISYIHAEGYAAGEMKHGPIALIDDKVPVVVIAPGDELLDKTISNVQETVARGGRVIVFSDARGVARMRDSAVHAVILPEVDPFVAPILYALPVQLLAYHVAVLKGTDVDQPRNLAKSVTVE, from the coding sequence ATGTGCGGGATTATTGGTGTCATTGGTGAACAGGATGCAGCCCCCCTTCTGGTGGGAGGGCTGAAGCGTCTTGAGTATCGCGGCTATGACAGTGCCGGTATCGCAACGCTGGTTGGCAGCGAAATTGCCCGTTGCCGTGCTGAAGGCAAGCTGGTCAATCTTGAAGCCCGGCTTGCCTTGGCCCCCCTGTCCGGAAGCGTTGGTATCGGGCATACCCGCTGGGCTACGCATGGTGTGCCGGTTGAGCGCAATGCCCACCCGCATTCCGATGGTCGGGTTGCGGTGGTGCATAATGGCATTATCGAAAATTATAGTGCCCTGCGGGCCGAGCTGGAGGGGGCAGGCTGTGTGTTCCGCAGTGATACGGATACAGAAACCATTGTTCATCTGATCAGCTCGTATTGGCAGCCGGGTGCTGACCCTGTTGAGGCGACGCACAAGGCGCTCCTGCGTTTGGAAGGGGCATTTGCCTTGGCTGTTATCTTTGCCGGACAGCCGGATCTGATGATAGCGGCCCGGCGTGGCAGCCCGCTTGCCGTTGGGTATGGGCAGGGGGAAATGTTTGTTGGATCGGACGCCCTTGCCCTTGTTCACGTGACCAACCGTCTCAGCTATCTGGAGGAGGGGGACTGGGCCATCCTCAGCCGCAGCGGGGTCGAGATCCGCAATACAGAAGGCTTGAAGGTCGAGCGGCCGGTTCATGTCAGCGCCCTGTCCAGTGCGGCGGTTGGCAAGGGGGGGCACCGCCATTATATGGCCAAGGAGATTTTCGAGCAGCCCCAGGTGATCGGTGACAGTCTGCGGGCCTTGGTCAATCCGTTGACCCGTACGGTTACCTTGCCTGATCTTCCTTTTGATCTGGCTTCGGTCAACCGCATTACCATTGTGGCGTGCGGCACGTCATTTTATGCGGGACTGGTTGCCCGATACTGGCTTGAGCAGATCGCCCGTATTCCGGTTGACATTGATGTTGCCAGCGAGTTCCGGTATCGGAACCCGGTATTGCAGCCCGGCGGGCTGGCCCTTTTCATTTCGCAGTCCGGTGAAACGGCCGATACCTTGGCAGCCTTACGGTATTGCAAGGCTCATGGTCAGAAAATTGTGTCCTTGGTCAATGTGACTGAAAGCACAATGGCCCGGGAGAGTGATGCCATCCTGCACACATTGGCCGGGCCCGAAATCGGGGTTGCATCGACCAAGGCCTTTACAACGCAGTTGACTGTTCTTGCCTGCCTTGTCCTCGCGCTGGCTCGCGCCCGTGGTGCTGTAACAGCCGAAAGGGAAATGCAGTTGGCCCATGCCTTGGGTGAAGTGCCGGCACGTGTGGCAGAAATTCTTAATCATGACGAGCATATTCGCCGTATTGCCGAAGACGTCATGCAAGCTCGTGATGTCTTGTATCTTGGGCGTGGATCCAGCTATCCCATTGCTCTGGAAGGTGCCCTGAAACTGAAGGAAATCAGTTACATTCACGCTGAGGGGTATGCTGCGGGAGAAATGAAGCACGGCCCGATTGCTCTGATCGATGACAAGGTGCCAGTTGTAGTCATTGCGCCCGGTGATGAGCTGCTGGACAAGACCATATCCAACGTTCAGGAGACAGTTGCACGAGGTGGGCGTGTTATTGTGTTCTCGGATGCCCGTGGTGTTGCCCGTATGCGGGACAGTGCTGTTCACGCCGTCATTCTGCCCGAGGTTGATCCCTTTGTAGCCCCCATCCTGTACGCACTACCTGTTCAGCTTCTGGCTTATCATGTTGCTGTTTTGAAGGGTACGGATGTTGATCAGCCGCGCAATCTGGCCAAAAGCGTGACGGTGGAATAG
- a CDS encoding AAC(3) family N-acetyltransferase, with protein sequence MVGVEESARVALKTRWAGAGVEPGDTVLVHSSIKRTLAECRRAGFVVEPGHVLQSFLDAVGARGTLLLPLFNFDFTSGTPFDIRHTPSKMGALTESGRVHAEAVRTGHPVYSFAAIGYRSKEFENIDNESGYSEESPFGILKRIDGKIAVLDLDDQNSMTFYHHVEEVKKVDYRFFKTFTAPYTDWHGVMANKSYRLYVRDLENGVRTHVNPAGELLWEKGLYKGDRPLVGSGLRVVRSKAMFNLVEQIIEQGNALGMLYSLENSP encoded by the coding sequence ATGGTGGGCGTGGAAGAAAGTGCGCGGGTCGCCTTGAAAACAAGGTGGGCTGGGGCTGGTGTCGAGCCGGGAGATACTGTCCTCGTTCACAGCAGCATTAAACGTACACTCGCGGAGTGTCGGCGTGCCGGTTTTGTCGTTGAACCGGGGCATGTGTTGCAAAGCTTTCTTGATGCAGTTGGGGCAAGGGGGACGCTCCTGCTACCATTGTTCAATTTTGATTTTACATCGGGGACTCCCTTTGACATCAGGCATACCCCGTCAAAAATGGGTGCCTTGACAGAATCTGGGCGTGTGCATGCAGAAGCCGTCAGGACCGGGCACCCTGTTTATTCGTTTGCCGCGATTGGATATCGCTCAAAAGAATTCGAGAATATCGATAACGAAAGCGGTTACTCAGAGGAATCGCCGTTCGGGATTCTGAAGAGGATAGATGGAAAAATAGCTGTTCTTGATCTAGATGATCAGAACAGCATGACGTTCTATCATCACGTTGAAGAAGTCAAAAAAGTTGATTATCGGTTTTTTAAGACCTTCACAGCTCCATACACAGATTGGCATGGCGTTATGGCAAACAAGTCCTACCGGCTTTATGTCAGGGATCTGGAGAATGGTGTGCGAACACATGTCAACCCTGCCGGTGAGCTGTTGTGGGAGAAAGGCTTGTACAAGGGCGACAGACCTTTGGTCGGGTCAGGTCTTCGCGTTGTTAGAAGCAAGGCTATGTTTAATCTTGTGGAGCAGATTATCGAGCAGGGAAACGCATTGGGAATGCTGTACTCTTTGGAGAACTCACCTTGA